From Malaciobacter mytili LMG 24559:
TAACATTATTAATAGCAAATAGTGAAACTTGAGGGTGAATATTAAAGTGAATTAAAATACCCTTTGCCCCACTTAAGGATACTTTATCTAAAAGTGGTGAATCAATAGCATCTTCTAAAGCTCTTTGAGCAGCATCTTCACCCTTAGCTTTACCAATCCCCATCAATGCCATACCTTTATGCTGCATAATTGTTTTAACATCAGCAAAGTCAGTATTTATATCTGAATTTCCAGGATTTAAGATAACTTCACTCATTCCATTAACTGCTTGATATAAAATATTGTCAATTATTTTAAAGGCATCTTTCATACCTACATTTTCATCAATAATATCCAATAATCTATCATTAGGAACAACAATTATAGAATCACTTACTTTTTTAAGTTCTTCAAGACCAAGATTTGCCAACCCTGCTCTTTTTTTACCTTCCCAAGTAAAAGGTTTTGTTACAACAGAAACTGTTAAGGCCCCTACTTCTTTTGCAGCTTTTGCAATAATTGCAGCAGCTCCTGTTCCTGTACCTCCACCAAGTCCAGCAGCAATAAATATAATATCCGTACCTTTTAGGGCATTTTTTATATCTTCATAACTTTCAACTGCTGAATCTCTACCAACTTCAGGTTTCATTCCAGCACCTAATCCTTTAGTTAGTTTTACACCAAGTTGGATTTTTTTAGGTGCTTTTGAAATATTTAAAACTTGCAAATCTGTATTTGCAGCAATTAAATCAATTTTGTGAGTTCCTTCTTGTATCATGTGGTTTATCATATTACAACCACCTCCACCAACTCCAATTACTGAAATTTTTGCTATATTATCTCCAATTGTTTGATTAGGCATTTCCACTGTAATATCATCCACATTAAATAAACTATCCATTAAAACCACTCCGAAACTTTGCTCCAGAATCTAGACATACCTTTACCTTTATCTTTTTTAGATAATGTTGGTAATTTTGTAGTATCTTCTTTTTCTAAAGTATTAGTTGTTTTCTCTTTTACTTTTTCATCTTTAACAATAATCTTTTCTTCTTTTACTATAGATGTAACAATAGGTTCTTCTTTTTTAATAGCTTTTTTAATTAAATTCTTATTTGAATCTAACTCATAAGTTCTATTATCATTTAAAGAATAAAATAGCAAACCAACAATAGTTGACATTGTTGGATCATCAAAATTCATATATCCATTTTTTATATTAATAGGATTTGAAATTTTAACAGGAGTATTTTCAAAAACTTTCATTGCTAGTTCTTTAATACCTGATAGCTGACTCATTCCACCAGTTATTACAATTCCAGCACCAATATTCTCTTGTATTCCACTTTGTTTTAGCTTATTTCTAATAAGGACAAGTATCTCTTCAACTCTTGCATGAATAATTGTTTGAATATGCTCTAAAGAGACTTCCGAAGTATTTTGTTCATCACCAATTCTTGGAATTTTAACTTTTTTTATAGCTAAATCATCATTTTCATTTATTTTTAAAAGATTTCCATATTTTACTTTAAGCATCTCTGCAGCATTAGGAGGAGTATGTAACATTACAGATAAATCATTTGTAATGTGATTAGAACCAACAGGGATGAAACCATTAAAAATAATGGCACTTCCCTTATAAGAGACAAACTCCGTAGTAGTTCCTCCTATATTTATAACTGTAGAACCAAATTTATTTTGTTGCTCATCAAGTAAAGAAATAGCACTTGCATATCCATCTAATACAAAATTAGTAAGTTCAATCCCAGCTGATTTTAAAGCAGATTTTATATTAGTTAAAGCAGTTCTTTTTGCAGTAACAATATAAACTGATACTTCAAGTCTTGAACCATTCATATTTAAAGGGTTTTCAACATCTTTTGAATCATCTACTTTAAAGAAAATAGGAAGTACATGAACCACTTCATATTCTGGAATAATAGTTGCATTATATAAAGCCATTTGCATAACTTGATTTATTTCAGTTTCAGTAATAAGTCCATTTGGAACATTAACTGAACCTAAACTTCTTAATCCTTTTGTATATGCTCCTGAGATTGATACAACTGAAGAATCAATTACTTCTGCTGTACTTCCTCTTGCTATATTAACTGCATTTTTAATAGCTTTTGAAGCCACTTCAATATTAGTAATTGACCCTTTATTTATACCTTCACTTTTACTTGTTCCTGTACCTAATATATTAATCTTACCATCTAAATTATTCTTAGCAATTACTGCAGTTATACTTGAAGAACCAATATCAATAGCTAAAAGAGTCTTACTGCTCAATGATTATTCCTTTGTACCTAATGAAGATTGAATTTCATATCTATCTTCTAAACTTTTTATTAGATTTGTCATCAACTCTGTATTTTGTAGATTTTCAAGTGTTCTTCTTACACTTTCATCTCTTTTTGAATCATATGCTGAAAATCTTGAATCATTAATTTTATAAAGTACCACTTTATTTCCTAAATTAATCTCTCCAAGTTTATTATTTACACTAAATAATTGGTTAAAGAATTGTGCTGCTTCCATTTGGTTTAAACCTTCTATATTAGAAACAGAACTTCTGTTTACCCAACCTATATTCTTACCTTTAAAATTAGCTAACTCTTTCTTAGATAGTGCTTTTAATTTTAAAGATTTTGCATTATTTATAAAATCTTTTGTTACATTTTCTTTTGCTTGTTCAAAACTTAACTCTTTTGGAGGAAGTTTCTTATTAAGCTTAACAATAACATACTCATTTTTAATTAAAAACGGTTTAAATAAAGTTCCTTCTTTTGAACTAATTATATCATTATTATTTTCACCAAAAGATAAGTCAGTTTGGAAAATAATAGAGTTTTTAGAAAATTTCTTTTCATCTTTTTTATATTTAATATATTCTTTTAATGCAATTTTTTTTGTTTCTTGTAAATCTAAAGCTAATTTAACATCATCTAAAGCTTCTTCAAAAGTTTTGATTGTATCATCAGTATTTCTATAATCACTTTTAAATTTTTCATAATAATCTTTTAATTCTTCTTGTGAGTATTCACCTTTTTTTAAAGCAATAACTTCATAATCAATATCATAAGAGTTTTCTGACATATAATTCAATTTATTTTCTGACCAATATTTTTTAATTTCTTCTAAAGAGTTTGATACTTCAATATTATTAATATCTAAAACTTTTACATCAATATTATCTTCTAAAAATAGTAATTCATTTAAAGCTTTTACTTCATTTTCATTTGCTTTTAATTGAAATAATTCTTCAACTTTTTGTAATAAAATATTTCTTTTTAAAGAGTTTTCAAATTCACTTACTGTTGTACCATTTCTATTTAAAACTTTTATATAAGTATCTTTATCAAATTTTCCATCTTTAATAAAAGCTTCATATTTAACTAATTCTTTTGCAATATCTTCATTAGTTACACTTAAGCCTAATTCATCACCATAAGATAAAATAAGATTTTTTTCAATAGCCATTTTATAAGCTACATCTTTTAGTTTTAACTTATCAGCCATTTCTTGATTAAACTCTTTTCCAAAGATTTGTGCGTATTGTTCATAAAGAGTTGAATATTCTCTTTGATATTCATCAATTGTAATAGTTCTGTCTCCAACAACTGCTACTGCTCCACCTGACTTACCAAAGTCATAGCTTCCCCAACCAACAAATCCTGCACCAACAAATGCTATTGTACTAATCCAAATAGTACTAACTAGCCATTTTTTGTGTCTTTGCATCCAAGTTAACATATAATATATTCCTCTAAATTTTTTATAAATATATTACATAAAAGTTGCTTTTAGTTATGTTAAATGCTAATTTGCATTAAATCATTTATAACAGATTCTCGTTTAGTTGTCTCTATTCTTTTACATGCACTTTTAAAAGCATCATCTTCACCTACAATATAACACATTTTTTTTGCTCTTGTAATTGCTGTATATAAAAGTTTAGTATTATGCATAATATAGTGAGAAAAACTCATAGGAATTAAAGCATTTTCATATTCCATTCCTTGAGTTTTATGTATTGTTAAACAATAAGCTAATGATAAAAGAGAGTTTAATTCATCAAAATCATAAAAAACAACCATATCATCATTTGGATATAAAACAATACACTTTTTTTCTTCAAAATCAAGTTTTATAATAAGTCCTAATTGACCATTAAAAACCCTTCTTTCAATAAAATCAATAGAGTTTGATTTATACATACTCATTGTTTGACATTTCATATTTTCATTTTTAATATGAATTACCTTATCACTTAATTTATATTCATAAAGTTTTGCTTTATAAGATTGTTCTCTTGAACTATTAAATAATCTTTGAAGCTGAATATTTAGATTTTCTACTCCTAAAAGCCCACCTTTCATAGGAGTAATAACTTGAAATAAAATCAAGGCTTTTGAAATATCTTTTTGTTTTATTAAAGTATAAAAAGAAGCAATAAAAGAAGCTGAAATATTTAAAATATTATGCAAAATCATATCAGAATTTTCTAATCTTAAAGAGGCAAAATCATTTGAAGAAACTGAGTTTTTTAAAGCATAATAATTATTTATAGAAACATCTATAAATTTAAAATCCTCATAATCTTCTTTATATTCAGGTACTTCTCCTTGCCTAATATCATTTGCAATAACAGCAATTGCTTGATTTTCATTTTGTCTATAAATTTTTGTAAGTTTACAAATAGAAGCTAACTCGTATTTAATAGCATCAGAAAGTATATTCCCTGCTCCAATTGCAGGTAATTGCCCATCATCACCAACTATTATAAAAATCGTATCATCACTAATTTTTGAAATTATTTGATAAAAAGTTACAGAGTTTACCATAGAAGCTTCATCTAAAAGTATAACTTTATAAGGGAAAAAATCTTTCTCTTTATGTTTTACTAATAAAGATTGAATTGTTGAACTTGTATAGCCTGTTGTATCTGATATTCTTTGGCTTGCAATTCCACTTAATGCAATAGTAATAATATCGTCAAAACCAACTATTTCTTCAAGAAGCTCTAAAATTGCCCTACTTGAAGTTGATTTTCCAGTACCTGCATATCCTATTAAAAAAAGTGTATTTTGTCCATCATTTATAAGTTCAACTGCTTTTTTTTGCTCTTGACTTAATTTAAAGCCTAAAGTCTGTTCTTTTCTTAAAAGATATTCATCTAAATTTGCAACAATTTTCCTAAAAAGTCTTTCATCTTTTCTTCTTTTAAAAAACTCTAAAATTCTCTTTTCAGCATAATAAAGCATTGAAGGAGCAATTCTATTTTCACTTGTTACAAAAAGTTCTTCTTTTGCTAACATTTGAACAATACAATCTTCATATAAAA
This genomic window contains:
- the ftsZ gene encoding cell division protein FtsZ, producing MDSLFNVDDITVEMPNQTIGDNIAKISVIGVGGGGCNMINHMIQEGTHKIDLIAANTDLQVLNISKAPKKIQLGVKLTKGLGAGMKPEVGRDSAVESYEDIKNALKGTDIIFIAAGLGGGTGTGAAAIIAKAAKEVGALTVSVVTKPFTWEGKKRAGLANLGLEELKKVSDSIIVVPNDRLLDIIDENVGMKDAFKIIDNILYQAVNGMSEVILNPGNSDINTDFADVKTIMQHKGMALMGIGKAKGEDAAQRALEDAIDSPLLDKVSLSGAKGILIHFNIHPQVSLFAINNVMGSIHDNIDSNAEIIFGTTSDSTLEKDEVKITIVATGFESKNDMNDDLEDNKPETTKVNLSVNDENYLDIPPLMRDYVVQYHL
- the ftsA gene encoding cell division protein FtsA — translated: MSSKTLLAIDIGSSSITAVIAKNNLDGKINILGTGTSKSEGINKGSITNIEVASKAIKNAVNIARGSTAEVIDSSVVSISGAYTKGLRSLGSVNVPNGLITETEINQVMQMALYNATIIPEYEVVHVLPIFFKVDDSKDVENPLNMNGSRLEVSVYIVTAKRTALTNIKSALKSAGIELTNFVLDGYASAISLLDEQQNKFGSTVINIGGTTTEFVSYKGSAIIFNGFIPVGSNHITNDLSVMLHTPPNAAEMLKVKYGNLLKINENDDLAIKKVKIPRIGDEQNTSEVSLEHIQTIIHARVEEILVLIRNKLKQSGIQENIGAGIVITGGMSQLSGIKELAMKVFENTPVKISNPINIKNGYMNFDDPTMSTIVGLLFYSLNDNRTYELDSNKNLIKKAIKKEEPIVTSIVKEEKIIVKDEKVKEKTTNTLEKEDTTKLPTLSKKDKGKGMSRFWSKVSEWF
- a CDS encoding peptidylprolyl isomerase, which gives rise to MLTWMQRHKKWLVSTIWISTIAFVGAGFVGWGSYDFGKSGGAVAVVGDRTITIDEYQREYSTLYEQYAQIFGKEFNQEMADKLKLKDVAYKMAIEKNLILSYGDELGLSVTNEDIAKELVKYEAFIKDGKFDKDTYIKVLNRNGTTVSEFENSLKRNILLQKVEELFQLKANENEVKALNELLFLEDNIDVKVLDINNIEVSNSLEEIKKYWSENKLNYMSENSYDIDYEVIALKKGEYSQEELKDYYEKFKSDYRNTDDTIKTFEEALDDVKLALDLQETKKIALKEYIKYKKDEKKFSKNSIIFQTDLSFGENNNDIISSKEGTLFKPFLIKNEYVIVKLNKKLPPKELSFEQAKENVTKDFINNAKSLKLKALSKKELANFKGKNIGWVNRSSVSNIEGLNQMEAAQFFNQLFSVNNKLGEINLGNKVVLYKINDSRFSAYDSKRDESVRRTLENLQNTELMTNLIKSLEDRYEIQSSLGTKE
- a CDS encoding AAA family ATPase: MEEEKRFKLSGVLKKVFYKNEETKFITAVLENNQRVCGVYFDTDIEKIVGEEIVMTGNWVTHKKYGIQFVFDTLEIKEAELFFFLTKIVKGIGQKFAKELLDKYEEEELIKILNETPEKLLEFKGIKEKKLNTIVASWQKFQHLRELGSFLSKYGVTSTLITKIYSNFSEVENLIEKIKENPYILINIKGIGFKKADEIAKSLGIDEKSEFRIMACLNYTLREFCDNNGNSSIDKYHLYRLLDEALRFNNQELLYEDCIVQMLAKEELFVTSENRIAPSMLYYAEKRILEFFKRRKDERLFRKIVANLDEYLLRKEQTLGFKLSQEQKKAVELINDGQNTLFLIGYAGTGKSTSSRAILELLEEIVGFDDIITIALSGIASQRISDTTGYTSSTIQSLLVKHKEKDFFPYKVILLDEASMVNSVTFYQIISKISDDTIFIIVGDDGQLPAIGAGNILSDAIKYELASICKLTKIYRQNENQAIAVIANDIRQGEVPEYKEDYEDFKFIDVSINNYYALKNSVSSNDFASLRLENSDMILHNILNISASFIASFYTLIKQKDISKALILFQVITPMKGGLLGVENLNIQLQRLFNSSREQSYKAKLYEYKLSDKVIHIKNENMKCQTMSMYKSNSIDFIERRVFNGQLGLIIKLDFEEKKCIVLYPNDDMVVFYDFDELNSLLSLAYCLTIHKTQGMEYENALIPMSFSHYIMHNTKLLYTAITRAKKMCYIVGEDDAFKSACKRIETTKRESVINDLMQISI